In the genome of Deinococcus yavapaiensis KR-236, one region contains:
- the treY gene encoding malto-oligosyltrehalose synthase, with protein sequence MPARIPRATYRLQLHKDFTFADARRILPYLERLGISDVYLSPPFQAVAGSTHGYNLVAHDRLSAELGGEENFRALASELRSRAMGCVVDFVPNHMGIAGGENRLWEDVLENGLSSRFADFFDIEWQPLKRSLDGKVLLPTLGDQYGRVLENGELKLERTHGRILLRYYERVFPVSPKSLTPLLERATRLTELPEDHPDRMEFESIALSARNLPDAADSDLAARRTRAREKEVLRRRLRTLSQSSAEVGAALDAVIAEYNAPDNVDLLDELIQRQNYRLAFWRVAGEEINYRRFFDINDLAALRMEDPAVFEETHGLLFDLVEEGLVTGVRLDHTDGLYDPLGYFRALQERRARQAGEEARDLPLYVVAEKILEPGETLPDRWPIHGTTGYDFLAQLNGVFVKRDVEGDFSALYRRFTGETQPYEELLYEGKRLIMRSALASEINVLAERLERLAEADRRSRDFTLTALRTAIIETIACFPVYRTYVRPDGTRERADNGHIEKAIRGAKRRARELSPAVFDFLAEVLRARDGRYLDFALKFQQVTGPVTAKGAEDTAFYRFARLVSLNEVGGDPGHFGMPLEDFHKEAARRANKWPHAMIATSTHDTKRGEDTRARINVLTELHDSWVAYLSSWGRLARSYARDVEDVRAPSLADEYLFYQNVLGAWPLDGNFDGFADRLVDYMMKAIREAKRFTSWTNQNVEYEEGVEAFVRGMLADEAFTRDMTALHERVSPYGAQNGLSQVLVKFTAPGVPDTYQGSEVWNQSLVDPDNRRPVDYAKLEEFTRQIDGGQDDKIGLADRLLQAYEDGGVKLLVSHVALNARREHATLFSEGDYVPLDAGEHVVAFARALGKQAAVVLAPRLTLTLTKGQAPWALGDGWSDLSVPMPTSGTYVNVFTGEQHAVGRGKILRLADVFAHFPLALLIRA encoded by the coding sequence ATGCCCGCGCGGATTCCCAGAGCGACGTATCGCTTGCAGCTCCACAAGGACTTCACGTTCGCCGACGCTCGACGGATCTTGCCTTACTTGGAGCGGCTCGGCATTTCGGACGTGTACCTCAGTCCGCCCTTTCAAGCCGTGGCGGGCTCGACGCACGGCTACAACCTCGTGGCGCACGACCGTTTGAGCGCCGAGCTGGGCGGCGAGGAGAACTTCCGGGCGCTCGCGTCCGAGCTTCGTTCGCGCGCCATGGGCTGCGTGGTGGACTTCGTGCCGAACCACATGGGCATCGCGGGCGGCGAGAACCGCTTGTGGGAAGACGTCTTGGAAAACGGGCTGTCGAGCCGCTTCGCGGACTTCTTCGATATCGAGTGGCAACCGCTCAAGCGCAGCCTCGACGGCAAGGTCTTGCTGCCGACCCTCGGCGATCAGTACGGTCGGGTGCTGGAAAACGGCGAGTTGAAGTTGGAGCGCACGCACGGCCGCATCTTGCTGCGCTACTACGAACGCGTCTTTCCCGTGTCGCCGAAATCGCTGACGCCCCTGTTGGAGCGCGCGACGCGACTCACCGAGTTGCCCGAAGATCACCCCGACCGCATGGAATTCGAAAGCATTGCCCTCAGCGCGCGCAATCTGCCCGACGCGGCCGACTCGGATCTCGCGGCGCGGCGGACGCGCGCCCGCGAAAAGGAGGTGCTGCGGCGGCGGTTGCGGACGCTGTCGCAATCCTCGGCGGAAGTCGGCGCGGCGCTCGACGCGGTGATCGCCGAGTACAACGCGCCCGACAACGTCGATCTTCTCGACGAGCTCATCCAGCGGCAGAACTACCGCTTGGCGTTTTGGCGCGTGGCAGGCGAGGAAATCAATTACCGTCGCTTCTTCGACATCAACGATCTCGCCGCCCTTCGCATGGAGGACCCCGCCGTCTTCGAGGAGACGCACGGCTTGCTGTTCGACCTCGTCGAGGAGGGACTCGTGACCGGGGTGCGCCTCGACCACACCGACGGCTTGTACGATCCGTTGGGCTACTTCCGCGCCCTGCAAGAGCGCCGAGCGAGGCAGGCGGGCGAGGAAGCGCGCGACTTGCCGCTCTACGTCGTCGCCGAGAAGATCCTGGAGCCCGGCGAGACGCTGCCGGACCGCTGGCCGATTCACGGAACGACCGGATACGACTTTCTCGCGCAACTCAACGGCGTGTTCGTGAAGCGCGACGTCGAAGGCGACTTCTCGGCGTTGTACCGACGGTTCACGGGTGAAACCCAGCCGTACGAGGAGCTTCTCTACGAAGGCAAGCGCCTTATCATGCGCTCGGCCCTCGCGTCCGAGATCAACGTTCTCGCCGAGCGCCTCGAGCGCCTCGCCGAAGCCGACCGCCGTTCACGCGACTTCACCCTCACGGCGCTTCGCACGGCCATCATCGAGACCATCGCGTGCTTCCCCGTGTACCGCACGTACGTGCGACCCGACGGCACGCGCGAGCGCGCCGACAACGGGCACATCGAAAAGGCCATTCGGGGCGCGAAGCGACGAGCGCGCGAACTCTCGCCCGCCGTGTTCGATTTTCTCGCCGAGGTGCTTCGGGCGCGCGACGGGCGCTACCTCGACTTCGCGTTGAAGTTTCAGCAGGTGACGGGACCCGTCACGGCCAAGGGCGCCGAGGACACGGCGTTTTACCGCTTCGCCCGCCTCGTGTCGCTCAACGAGGTCGGCGGCGACCCCGGCCACTTCGGAATGCCGCTCGAAGACTTTCACAAGGAAGCGGCTCGGCGCGCGAACAAGTGGCCGCACGCGATGATCGCCACGTCGACGCACGACACGAAGCGTGGCGAGGACACGCGGGCGAGAATCAACGTCTTGACGGAGTTGCACGACTCTTGGGTGGCGTACCTGTCGTCGTGGGGCCGACTCGCGCGTTCGTACGCCCGCGACGTGGAGGACGTTCGCGCGCCGAGCCTCGCCGACGAGTACTTGTTTTACCAAAACGTTCTCGGCGCGTGGCCGCTCGACGGCAACTTCGACGGCTTCGCCGACCGCCTCGTGGATTACATGATGAAGGCGATTCGCGAGGCGAAGCGCTTCACGAGTTGGACGAACCAGAACGTCGAGTACGAGGAGGGCGTCGAGGCGTTCGTGCGCGGCATGCTCGCCGACGAGGCGTTCACGCGCGACATGACCGCCTTGCACGAGCGCGTCTCGCCGTACGGAGCGCAAAACGGCTTGTCGCAGGTGCTCGTGAAGTTCACGGCGCCCGGCGTGCCGGACACGTATCAAGGCAGCGAGGTGTGGAACCAGAGCCTCGTGGATCCCGACAACCGCCGTCCCGTGGATTACGCGAAGCTCGAGGAGTTCACGCGGCAAATCGACGGGGGTCAGGACGACAAGATCGGCTTGGCCGACCGTTTGTTGCAGGCGTACGAAGACGGAGGCGTGAAGCTGCTCGTGTCGCACGTCGCCCTCAACGCGCGCCGAGAGCACGCGACGTTGTTCTCGGAAGGCGATTACGTGCCGCTCGACGCGGGTGAGCACGTCGTGGCGTTCGCGCGCGCCCTCGGAAAGCAAGCGGCGGTGGTTCTCGCGCCGCGCCTCACCCTGACGCTCACCAAAGGGCAAGCGCCGTGGGCGCTCGGCGACGGGTGGAGTGACTTGTCCGTGCCTATGCCGACGAGCGGCACCTACGTCAACGTCTTCACGGGCGAACAGCACGCGGTCGGACGCGGCAAAATCCTGAGGCTCGCCGACGTGTTCGCGCACTTTCCGCTGGCCTTGCTGATTCGCGCGTGA
- a CDS encoding DNA double-strand break repair nuclease NurA, translating into MRIRLDPWPIDTLDAQLSLKNAFPGDVVDVEQDRWAAVDARPIPTNLHTVYVVDGKPRMEARLLVEDDGEAIFGGYGAYAVGAVELCPHGSREARLHEVKARRVLAVCGEWKGDDVRLVPRDPHSGELLYTPYKVPGSDQNAPQQFLQSIMLKTEQELSHRYASQVPFDEDDEQEALAVLTLQDGPLRFGTGKGGGAVVGCVKTMQTLYVSADRAYLLAELKPGERSPILHFRYDKQGGRAEEARFTWYVRLCEAEFYQHPYAGVMRLEMHAPFEPDFLPPIVKAIADLSGSLLCRLGSKSFKDPRAPQNLIPTRALEQAMGRAMGDQSLVMRRIRAHIGAELGVAS; encoded by the coding sequence ATGCGGATTCGCCTCGACCCTTGGCCCATCGACACGCTGGACGCGCAGCTCAGCCTCAAGAACGCCTTTCCCGGCGACGTCGTGGACGTGGAGCAGGACCGCTGGGCCGCCGTGGACGCGCGCCCCATTCCGACGAATCTGCACACGGTGTACGTCGTGGACGGCAAGCCGAGGATGGAAGCTCGCCTGCTCGTCGAGGACGACGGCGAGGCGATCTTCGGCGGGTACGGCGCGTACGCCGTCGGCGCGGTCGAGCTTTGCCCGCACGGAAGCCGCGAGGCGAGGCTGCACGAAGTGAAGGCGCGGCGTGTCCTGGCGGTGTGCGGCGAGTGGAAGGGCGACGACGTGCGCCTCGTGCCGCGCGATCCACACTCGGGCGAGCTGTTGTACACGCCATACAAGGTGCCGGGAAGCGACCAGAACGCGCCGCAGCAGTTCCTGCAAAGCATCATGCTCAAGACCGAGCAGGAACTCTCTCATCGCTACGCTTCCCAAGTGCCGTTCGACGAGGACGACGAGCAGGAAGCCCTCGCCGTGTTGACGCTGCAAGACGGACCGCTGCGCTTCGGAACCGGCAAGGGCGGCGGGGCGGTCGTCGGGTGCGTGAAGACGATGCAGACCTTGTACGTCTCGGCGGACCGGGCGTATCTGCTGGCGGAGTTGAAGCCGGGCGAGCGCTCGCCGATCTTGCACTTCCGCTACGACAAGCAAGGCGGGCGGGCCGAGGAGGCGCGCTTCACGTGGTACGTGCGTTTGTGCGAAGCGGAGTTCTACCAGCATCCGTACGCGGGCGTGATGCGCCTCGAGATGCACGCGCCGTTCGAGCCCGACTTCCTGCCGCCGATCGTGAAGGCGATCGCGGACCTCAGCGGCAGCTTGCTGTGCCGTCTGGGCTCGAAGAGCTTCAAGGACCCGCGGGCGCCGCAAAACCTCATTCCGACGCGCGCCTTGGAGCAGGCGATGGGCCGCGCCATGGGCGACCAGTCGCTCGTGATGCGCCGCATTCGCGCGCACATCGGCGCCGAGCTCGGGGTGGCGTCGTGA